The DNA sequence AGCGTATGCGCTTCAAATGCGTGTGGCCACTAGTGGTTTGACAAAAATCCAGATGCGGGCCCTGCTACAATAGTCTTTTAATATGCGCCTTTGGATTTTCCAAATCCGACGGTCCATTTTTATTATGgtttttaaatattcaaataatAGAAAAGAATCTGTAAAAGATTTCTTCTCCACGTGGCACAACCTGAACACTTGGATTGCGAAAGAAAAAGCCATCCAACGGTCCATATTAATTATGTCATTAACAATGTTTGAAAATTgtaaataaacacaaaaattacaaaaataaagataaaattaagAGTATGAACCGTAGCGTGACCGGGATGAGATTGTAATTTGAGATAATAACACGTGGCTTGATAGGGTTGTTAAAAGTCCTATTTGAAAATAAacaatatgaatttttttttaatatatatatttttatgtgaaTAGCCCAGGCCATTCATTTTTAGGGGCGAAGATGCACTCGGATAGTTGTTTTCACTAAGGCAGTAATTGCATTAGATCAATAGCCCGAGCAGTAATTGCCTTAGTGGGGTGGAGTTGTTCCAAGGCCAAGTCTTCCTATTAACTCAAAACTATTTCCAAATCTCAAGTGGATTTGCCAAAGCAAGTGAACTATTTAACTTGGACCCACTcgacaattaaataaaaaaaggtataCTACTAGATCGTAATATTAGTATCTTCTTGCGTCTCTTGTTTATATGTAGGTATAGGGTTTAGTTCATGATGCATTTGCTTATGGGACATAATTAGTTAGCAACTAACTGAAATTGCTGCTAATAACATTGCTCCAAAGTCCAAACTATTTATATAGAATCAAACTCTGCCCCTTTGACGATCGCGTAATGCTTGGAGatcaaatttataaatcaaatttgtaaaccagATGATATGTTATCAGTAAGAAATAAGCATATTAATCAACAcctaagtaataatctaattatcaaccACCAcgtcatttgatttgcaaatttgatctCCCGCATTACCATTGACGGTCATATAACCATGTGCCTATATCTCTCTTAATAGACCTTTTAACGATCCTACACTCACATGCCTCTCCCCACGTGAACATGATTCTATACAACCGGTGTTGGAACAAATCCTCTTCTCTATAAAACCCACATTGGCATTTTTAATCTATCATCCTTGAAATTTCGTACGTAAGATATGAATTGAGCAGCAGATTTTTGACCAAAGtacgaattattattatttgattcaatttaGGACACATTAAATAAAACCAGAGAACTTTAGCGGTCCAAAGAAACCAAACCAAAGGTTTTAATTGTTCCAAATGTTTGCACACAAGCCTACAACTCAGGCACAATAAACTGATATTACAAACCCGAAATACTCAAAAATCTGCCAGACGTTATCGAACGAATGTTTGTGCATTCACATGGCGGCCTTTTTCCTTATCTGTTGCGCGGAGGTGATAACTCAGCAGATCTGGACCTAGATCCAGATGGTGATCTTGATGCTCTATCAGGAGACCTCCAGTGATCTCTTCCGTCCTTATCTTCGCGCATAGGTTTCCTACAACAGCGAAACAAGAACACATGATCAACGTAAAAGATCAGCATTGCGTTCACATACatactaaataaaaataaaccacTTTATAATGACAGCATAGTCCGAAAGATTATGTATGATGTGAACCCTGCAGTATAAGCTAGAAAAGTGAAGCAATTGGAGACTCACTTGTCATACCCATCGGCGTTTTCAATTGGTCCAGCCCCATTGTCATAACCTGGAGAATATGGTCTGCGATCATGATCACCGTCTCGCAGTGATGGAAGATCTTGGGGTGATCTTGGGTTGTCTCGGCGCCTTCTTCTCGGTGAAATAGAGTCGCCTCGCTGTCTTGGTGCAGGAGAATAGGACCTGAGAAAGTTATTTGCCAATGTACCTGCATCAGTGGGCtttccaaaaataatataaagtgAAATCAGGGAAATCTGTCACCTTCAAAGCTTACCTTGAGCGGTATCGACTTCTAGAACCTGATGGATAGCGTGGAGAGCGAGAACGAGAACGTGAACGCCCTGTGACATATCAGATACAGAATGGCGATTATGTTTAGCAGAAATGGCATCACAAATATAACAAACCATTTCTTAACTAATTTGATTATTCACTTCAGCAATGAATAGGAAGGCAATCATATGGCTGCAGATTTCTGATTACTTAGCGAAGCCAACATGATCAATAATGTTGAGGACCATTCCTCATTATGGTCAGAAACAGCATGCCATAATGAGTATAACTTGTACTGTCATAAGAAACATACCATAATAAGATGATCGTCTTCCCCCATGGCCTGATGGCTCTCTGCAAAAAGCAAAACAGGCAATTGGTATTTCAAACTTACAGAGTCAAGTTAGTAAGAAAGATACCAAGAGAGTGAGAGCGAGTCAGAATAGTAGAAACTACCTAACCCTAGTCCTTTGGCGCATCTCCTCTGGCCTTTTCCTAGTCTCTGCAGCAAGAACCACAGATATCTCCCTCCCAGCAAAAATCTTCCCATTCATATGATACTGAGCCTCTGCGGCCTCATAAGAATCCA is a window from the Pyrus communis chromosome 16, drPyrComm1.1, whole genome shotgun sequence genome containing:
- the LOC137720350 gene encoding serine/arginine-rich SC35-like splicing factor SCL30 isoform X1, which produces MRRYSPQYYSPPRRSYGGGGGGGRGRSPPRRRKEQNNGSLLVRNIPLDCRAEELRAPFERYGEVRDVYIPKDYYTGEPRGFAFIQFVDSYEAAEAQYHMNGKIFAGREISVVLAAETRKRPEEMRQRTRVREPSGHGGRRSSYYGRSRSRSRSPRYPSGSRSRYRSRSYSPAPRQRGDSISPRRRRRDNPRSPQDLPSLRDGDHDRRPYSPGYDNGAGPIENADGYDKKPMREDKDGRDHWRSPDRASRSPSGSRSRSAELSPPRNR
- the LOC137720350 gene encoding serine/arginine-rich SC35-like splicing factor SCL30 isoform X2 — translated: MRRYSPQYYSPPRRSYGGGGGGGRGRSPPRRRKEQNNGSLLVRNIPLDCRAEELRAPFERYGEVRDVYIPKDYYTGEPRGFAFIQFVDSYEAAEAQYHMNGKIFAGREISVVLAAETRKRPEEMRQRTRVREPSGHGGRRSSYYGRSRSRSRSPRYPSGSRSRYRSRSYSPAPRQRGDSISPRRRRRDNPRSPQDLPSLRDGDHDRRPYSPGYDNGAGPIENADGKPMREDKDGRDHWRSPDRASRSPSGSRSRSAELSPPRNR